In the Nocardia asteroides genome, ACATGATCCGGCGCTACGGGGCCGCCACCGGTCGCGGCGGCCGGGTGCTCCGCTTCCCGCTGCCGGGTAAGGCGGGCCGAGCCTTCCGCGCCGGCGCCCTCCTGGCGCGTGGCGATGCGGATCGCGGCACTCAGACCTTCGCGCAGTGGCTCGCGACCCGGCGGGATCGGACGCACTCGTGAGCGAAGCACACTTCTCATAGCTGTACCTCTCTCGGAAAGTTGCAGGTCAAGACCGTAATTCCGCCAGCACCCTCCGCACCTGAGTCGCCCGCCCGGCGTCGGTTCGCGCCTTGGTCACCCGCAGGGAGAAGCCATAGCGCGCACTGCGCCCCAGTGCGTCGAATCGCACCCTGGCAGCCGGATCGGCGGCGAGCGCGGCGACCAGATCCGGATGCGTCTCAGCACTCCGCTGCGGGGGATACGCCGCCGCCCAGCGCCCGTCCGCCCGCGCCGCCTCGACCGCCGCGAGCCCGGAGGCCCGCATCTTCCCGGCCGCGATCAACGCCTCCGCCTTCGCCACGTTCACCGCCGACCACGGGCTGCGCACCCGGCGCGGCGAGTAGCGCTGCAGGTAGTGCTCGGCGTCGACACCCTGCCGATGGCTGTCGATCCAGCCGACGCACAGCGCGCCGTCCAGCGCCTCGGTGAGCGTCACGCTCGCCCGCGCCGCCCCCTTCTTCGCGATTCGCACCCACACCTCGCCCGCCCGCTCGTGATTCGCCACCAGCCAGCGGTCCCACTCGGCGGCGTCCGCGCACTCGATGATCTCCATGCGTCCCATGATCCCGAGATAAGCGCTCATCCACTGAGCACTTTCCCCGACGAACTACCGTGGCGAGAATGAAGTTCTCGGTCAGTTACCCG is a window encoding:
- a CDS encoding YdeI/OmpD-associated family protein, translating into MSAYLGIMGRMEIIECADAAEWDRWLVANHERAGEVWVRIAKKGAARASVTLTEALDGALCVGWIDSHRQGVDAEHYLQRYSPRRVRSPWSAVNVAKAEALIAAGKMRASGLAAVEAARADGRWAAAYPPQRSAETHPDLVAALAADPAARVRFDALGRSARYGFSLRVTKARTDAGRATQVRRVLAELRS